A genome region from Leptodactylus fuscus isolate aLepFus1 chromosome 6, aLepFus1.hap2, whole genome shotgun sequence includes the following:
- the MIEN1 gene encoding migration and invasion enhancer 1: MSVSIVVEYCEPCGFKSHYEELASAVLEEFPDVCIDSRPGGTGAFEIEINGQLVFSKLELGGFPHEKDLMMAIRKAMNGEPVEKITNSRAPCVIL, encoded by the exons ATGTCTGTGAGCATTGTGGTGGAGTACTG TGAACCCTGCGGCTTTAAGTCTCACTATGAGGAGCTGGCCAGCGCTGTGCTGGAGGAGTTTCCTGACGTCTGCATTGACTCCCGTCCTGGCGGAACTG GAGCTTTTGAAATTGAAATAAATGGACAATTAGTCTTCTCCAAGCTTGAGCTTGGTGGATTCCCACATGAGAAAGAT TTGATGATGGCCATCCGTAAAGCCATGAATGGAGAACCCGTGGAAAAGATCACCAACAGCAGAGCGCCTTGTGTTATCTTGTAA
- the LOC142209381 gene encoding E3 ubiquitin-protein ligase TRIM39-like isoform X3 produces MDTTGNTLPKVPHQDHETKSDTLTNPTRIKIKQTVPDVPKLPISNIRQELINMQMLSWHIVSNIHNTITMIQKNHAQYLSSLSNTYRDCHRLLEIDEEIRVAKNRKQEDQAMQRLEEKTLQLVHLMEQIKSSKTMDQLSVIEDKLRALEKPDEEIDTDVPPVQLRTSKQMVHMVKPVPEQIQFDPQSAHPNLVLSPDFKQVRFEPTLKIPKGTPQCFEPGLYILGTPGFKSGRHYWEVNVGNKSNWIIGVVKESVERKGIWELNSSNGYWVLRKHADNVYYGIGNTCEIICNFSPMRIGVCMDLFKSQLVFYDASTTDVIHQMSLCFVKETLHPFFCPGVPMREDDWCPLTICV; encoded by the exons ATGGACACTACAGGGAACACTCTACCCAAAGTCCCTCACCAGGATCATGAG ACCAAGAGTGATACTCTTACTAACCCTACAAGAATCAAGATCAAGCAGACAGTACCAGATGTACCCAAGCTACCAATAAGTAATATCAGACAGGAACTTATCAATATGCAGATGTTATCATGGCATATAGTGAGTAACATTCACAACACGATTACCATGATACAAAAGAACCATGCACAATACCTGTCAAGTCTCAGTAACACCTACCGTGACTGTCATCGATTACTGGAAATAGACGAAGAGATAAGGGTGGCCAAGAATAGGAAACAAGAAGACCAGGCCATGCAAAGGTTGGAGGAGAAAACTTTACAACTAGTTCACCTTATGGAGCAAATCAAAAGCTCTAAAACAATGGACCAACTAAGTGTCATAGAAGATAAACTGAGGGCCCTGGAAAAACCTGATGAGGAAATAGATACAGACGTGCCTCCTGTGCAGCTCCGAACTTCCAAACAGATGGTGCATATGGTAAAACCAGTACCAGAACAGATACAGTTTGACCCTCAAAGTGCTCATCCAAATCTTGTTTTGTCCCCAGACTTCAAGCAAGTGAGATTTGAGCCAACTCTCAAAATACCTAAAGGAACTCCACAATGCTTCGAGCCAGGGTTATATATCTTGGGGACACCAGGATTTAAGTCTGGTCGGCACTACTGGGAAGTAAATGTGGGCAATAAAAGTAACTGGATCATAGGTGTTGTGAAGGAGTCAGTGGAGCGCAAGGGAATATGGGAACTAAATTCATCAAATGGTTATTGGGTTCTACGTAAGCATGCAGACAATGTATATTATGGGATTGGGAACACTTGTGAGATCATTTGCAACTTTTCTCCCATGAGGATTGGAGTCTGTATGGATTTATTTAAAAGTCAGCTGGTCTTTTATGATGCCAGCACCACAGATGTCATACATCAGATGTCGCTCTGTTTTGTTAAGGAGACACTGCATCCCTTTTTTTGCCCTGGTGTCCCTATGAGAGAGGACGACTGGTGCCCACTAACTATATGTGTCTAG
- the LOC142209381 gene encoding E3 ubiquitin-protein ligase TRIM21-like isoform X4, which yields MDTTGNTLPKVPHQDHESPSCFVLKEDEQTQVLHKRTHLQEVAWKLFQEYEKKLHTTRFFGDLHRENRKESFAHLHQYLVRNEETHIAKQEYLKETSIKDLEARVQTLLGLSTGITDFLVKLEKGEMVPETESLMKLRNQLEELSKFRVDLKCHVSPFLTQEWRGIRHLVKPITRSLHFGPKSANPNLFISANCKQVRYTSYPQAKSTTEFFEPGLYVLALPGFQNGQHYWEVDVGHKSNWILGIMKDTVPRKGLHNLTINNGFIVVRKEKDNVYYGGDQSFLKLVDSPMRIGVFVDVSSGHIAFYNADTTELIFEMSGCFFTGTLFPFFCPGVPVKEEDLGPLSLCY from the exons ATGGACACTACAGGGAACACTCTACCCAAAGTCCCTCACCAGGATCATGAG AGTCCATCATGCTTTGTCCTTAAAGAAGATGAACAGACTCAAGTTCTCCACAAAAGGACACACTTGCAGGAGGTTGCATGGAAGTTGTTTCAAGAGtatgaaaaaaaattgcacactACACGTTTTTTtggagatctccacagggaaaatCGTAAAGAATCCTTTGCGCACCTCCACCAGTATCTTGTAAGGAACGAAGAGACTCATATTGCCAAACAGGAATATTTAAAAGAAACATCTATTAAGGATTTGGAAGCCAGGGTCCAAACGCTGTTAGGTTTGTCCACCGGCATTACAGATTTTTTGGTGAAACTGGAAAAAGGAGAAATGGTCCCCGAGACAGAATCTTTGATGAAACTCAGAAATCAGCTGGAAGAGTTGTCCAAATTTAGGGTAGACCTAAAATGTCATGTATCACCTTTCTTGACTCAGGAATGGAGAGGAATACGGCACCTAGTAAAACCCATAACAAGATCACTTCACTTTGGCCCTAAAAGTGCTAACCCTAACCTTTTCATATCAGCAAATTGTAAACAGGTGAGATATACCTCATATCCCCAAGCTAAAAGCACCACCGAATTCTTTGAACCAGGACTGTATGTACTAGCACTGCCCGGCTTTCAGAATGGTCAGCATTACTGGGAGGTGGATGTTGGCCATAAAAGCAACTGGATACTTGGTATAATGAAAGATACCGTGCCACGAAAAGGACTTCATAATCTGACCATCAACAATGGGTTTATAGTGGTGCGTAAAGAAAAAGACAACGTGTACTATGGAGGTGACCAATCATTTCTTAAACTTGTGGACTCGCCTATGAGAATTGGGGTGTTTGTGGATGTTTCTAGCGGCCACATAGCTTTCTATAATGCAGATACCACTGAGTTGATTTTTGAGATGTCTGGATGTTTCTTTACTGGGACGCTTTTTCCCTTCTTCTGTCCAGGGGTTCCTGTAAAGGAAGAAGACCTGGGCCCACTATCTCTTTGTTATTAA
- the LOC142209381 gene encoding E3 ubiquitin-protein ligase TRIM11-like isoform X2, with the protein MAKTKFNTACTLTNEDSTKILPLQAHHQDNPSQKEENRSPSCFVLKEDEQTQVLHKRTHLQEVAWKLFQEYEKKLHTTRFFGDLHRENRKESFAHLHQYLVRNEETHIAKQEYLKETSIKDLEARVQTLLGLSTGITDFLVKLEKGEMVPETESLMKLRNQLEELSKFRVDLKCHVSPFLTQEWRGIRHLVKPITRSLHFGPKSANPNLFISANCKQVRYTSYPQAKSTTEFFEPGLYVLALPGFQNGQHYWEVDVGHKSNWILGIMKDTVPRKGLHNLTINNGFIVVRKEKDNVYYGGDQSFLKLVDSPMRIGVFVDVSSGHIAFYNADTTELIFEMSGCFFTGTLFPFFCPGVPVKEEDLGPLSLCY; encoded by the exons ATG GCTAAAACAAAGTTCAACACAGCATGCACTTTGACAAATGAAGACAGCACAAAAATTTTACCACTACAGGCGCATCACCAAGATAATCCATCGCAGAAGGAAGAAAACAGG AGTCCATCATGCTTTGTCCTTAAAGAAGATGAACAGACTCAAGTTCTCCACAAAAGGACACACTTGCAGGAGGTTGCATGGAAGTTGTTTCAAGAGtatgaaaaaaaattgcacactACACGTTTTTTtggagatctccacagggaaaatCGTAAAGAATCCTTTGCGCACCTCCACCAGTATCTTGTAAGGAACGAAGAGACTCATATTGCCAAACAGGAATATTTAAAAGAAACATCTATTAAGGATTTGGAAGCCAGGGTCCAAACGCTGTTAGGTTTGTCCACCGGCATTACAGATTTTTTGGTGAAACTGGAAAAAGGAGAAATGGTCCCCGAGACAGAATCTTTGATGAAACTCAGAAATCAGCTGGAAGAGTTGTCCAAATTTAGGGTAGACCTAAAATGTCATGTATCACCTTTCTTGACTCAGGAATGGAGAGGAATACGGCACCTAGTAAAACCCATAACAAGATCACTTCACTTTGGCCCTAAAAGTGCTAACCCTAACCTTTTCATATCAGCAAATTGTAAACAGGTGAGATATACCTCATATCCCCAAGCTAAAAGCACCACCGAATTCTTTGAACCAGGACTGTATGTACTAGCACTGCCCGGCTTTCAGAATGGTCAGCATTACTGGGAGGTGGATGTTGGCCATAAAAGCAACTGGATACTTGGTATAATGAAAGATACCGTGCCACGAAAAGGACTTCATAATCTGACCATCAACAATGGGTTTATAGTGGTGCGTAAAGAAAAAGACAACGTGTACTATGGAGGTGACCAATCATTTCTTAAACTTGTGGACTCGCCTATGAGAATTGGGGTGTTTGTGGATGTTTCTAGCGGCCACATAGCTTTCTATAATGCAGATACCACTGAGTTGATTTTTGAGATGTCTGGATGTTTCTTTACTGGGACGCTTTTTCCCTTCTTCTGTCCAGGGGTTCCTGTAAAGGAAGAAGACCTGGGCCCACTATCTCTTTGTTATTAA
- the LOC142209381 gene encoding E3 ubiquitin-protein ligase TRIM11-like isoform X1: MDTTGNTLPKVPHQDHEAKTKFNTACTLTNEDSTKILPLQAHHQDNPSQKEENRSPSCFVLKEDEQTQVLHKRTHLQEVAWKLFQEYEKKLHTTRFFGDLHRENRKESFAHLHQYLVRNEETHIAKQEYLKETSIKDLEARVQTLLGLSTGITDFLVKLEKGEMVPETESLMKLRNQLEELSKFRVDLKCHVSPFLTQEWRGIRHLVKPITRSLHFGPKSANPNLFISANCKQVRYTSYPQAKSTTEFFEPGLYVLALPGFQNGQHYWEVDVGHKSNWILGIMKDTVPRKGLHNLTINNGFIVVRKEKDNVYYGGDQSFLKLVDSPMRIGVFVDVSSGHIAFYNADTTELIFEMSGCFFTGTLFPFFCPGVPVKEEDLGPLSLCY, translated from the exons ATGGACACTACAGGGAACACTCTACCCAAAGTCCCTCACCAGGATCATGAG GCTAAAACAAAGTTCAACACAGCATGCACTTTGACAAATGAAGACAGCACAAAAATTTTACCACTACAGGCGCATCACCAAGATAATCCATCGCAGAAGGAAGAAAACAGG AGTCCATCATGCTTTGTCCTTAAAGAAGATGAACAGACTCAAGTTCTCCACAAAAGGACACACTTGCAGGAGGTTGCATGGAAGTTGTTTCAAGAGtatgaaaaaaaattgcacactACACGTTTTTTtggagatctccacagggaaaatCGTAAAGAATCCTTTGCGCACCTCCACCAGTATCTTGTAAGGAACGAAGAGACTCATATTGCCAAACAGGAATATTTAAAAGAAACATCTATTAAGGATTTGGAAGCCAGGGTCCAAACGCTGTTAGGTTTGTCCACCGGCATTACAGATTTTTTGGTGAAACTGGAAAAAGGAGAAATGGTCCCCGAGACAGAATCTTTGATGAAACTCAGAAATCAGCTGGAAGAGTTGTCCAAATTTAGGGTAGACCTAAAATGTCATGTATCACCTTTCTTGACTCAGGAATGGAGAGGAATACGGCACCTAGTAAAACCCATAACAAGATCACTTCACTTTGGCCCTAAAAGTGCTAACCCTAACCTTTTCATATCAGCAAATTGTAAACAGGTGAGATATACCTCATATCCCCAAGCTAAAAGCACCACCGAATTCTTTGAACCAGGACTGTATGTACTAGCACTGCCCGGCTTTCAGAATGGTCAGCATTACTGGGAGGTGGATGTTGGCCATAAAAGCAACTGGATACTTGGTATAATGAAAGATACCGTGCCACGAAAAGGACTTCATAATCTGACCATCAACAATGGGTTTATAGTGGTGCGTAAAGAAAAAGACAACGTGTACTATGGAGGTGACCAATCATTTCTTAAACTTGTGGACTCGCCTATGAGAATTGGGGTGTTTGTGGATGTTTCTAGCGGCCACATAGCTTTCTATAATGCAGATACCACTGAGTTGATTTTTGAGATGTCTGGATGTTTCTTTACTGGGACGCTTTTTCCCTTCTTCTGTCCAGGGGTTCCTGTAAAGGAAGAAGACCTGGGCCCACTATCTCTTTGTTATTAA